In a single window of the Falco rusticolus isolate bFalRus1 chromosome 11, bFalRus1.pri, whole genome shotgun sequence genome:
- the TMEM205 gene encoding transmembrane protein 205, with protein MKGPVPSQDTMLTDTEPSNTIKLLHLLFLSTSWGMQIWVTFVAGFVMGSHLPRHTYGFIQRKLFPYYFHIGSTCAFLNLTLFAMYHPSELLSDEQTTQIIAFFVCVAASVLNTQWFGQVTSDIAADMHLVEHRHGLGQEVGLFTSESCRQLHTSNPSYRQLSQQFTLYHALSSLCNLCCIVCNGLSLYYVAAHLSAL; from the exons ATGAAGGGACCTGTCCCCAGCCAGGACACCATGCTGACCGACACAGAGCCCTCCAACACCATCAAACTGCTGcacctgcttttcctctccacCTCCTGGGGAATGCAGATCTGGGTGACCTTCGTGGCTG GGTTTGTGATGGGCAGCCACCTCCCTCGCCACACCTATGGTTTCATCCAGCGCAAGCTCTTCCCCTACTACTTCCACATTGGCTCCACTTGTGCCTTCCTCAACCTGACTCTGTTTGCCATGTACCACCCCAGCGAGCTGCTCAGCGATGAACAAACGACCCAG ATCATCGCCTTCTTCGTTTGTGTCGCTGCTTCAGTGCTGAACACGCAGTGGTTTGGGCAGGTCACCTCCGACATCGCGGCAGACATGCACCTTGTTGAGCACCGGCACGGCCTCGGCCAGGAGGTCGGGCTGTTTACCAGCGagtcctgcaggcagctgcacacCTCCAACCCCAGCTACCGGCAGCTGTCCCAGCAGTTCACCCTCTACCACGCTCTGTCCTCCCTCTGCAACCTCTGCTGCATCGTGTGCAACGGTTTGAGCTTGTACTACGTGGCTGCCCACCTCTCCGCTCTGTGA